In a single window of the Hirundo rustica isolate bHirRus1 chromosome 7, bHirRus1.pri.v3, whole genome shotgun sequence genome:
- the ABI2 gene encoding abl interactor 2 isoform X7 has protein sequence MAELQMLLEEEIPGGRRALFDSYTNLERVAEYCETNYIQSADKQRALEETKAYTTQSLASVAYLINTLANNVLQMLDIQASQLRRMESSINHISQTVDIHKEKVARREIGILTTNKNTSRTHKIIAPANLERPVRYIRKPIDYTILDDIGHGVKWLLRFKVSTQNMKMGGLPRTTPPTQKPPSPPMSGKGTIGRHSPYRTLEPVRPPVVPNDYVPSPTRTMAPAQQSPVRTASVNQRNRTYSSSGSSGGSHPSSRSSSRENSGSGSVGVPIAVPTPSPPSVYPGHPVQFYSMNRPAARHTPPTIGGSLPYRRPPSITSQTSLQNQINGGPFYNQNPASLAPPPPSILQVTPQLPLMGFVARVQENISDTPPPPPPVDEAVFDESPPPPPPPEDYEEEEAAVVEYSDPYAEEDPPWAPRTYLEKVVAIYDYTKDKEDELSFQEGAIIYVIKKNDDGWYEGVMNGVTGLFPGNYVESIMHYSE, from the exons tcaGCAGATAAGCAGCGAGCCCTGGAAGAAACCAAAGCCTACACGACGCAGTCGTTAGCAAGCGTAGCCTATCTGATCAACACTTTGGCCAACAATGTTCTCCAGATGCTGGATATCCAGGCATCCCAGCTTCGGCGCATGGAATCTTCCATCAACCATATTTCACAA ACGGTGGACATTCACAAAGAGAAAGTTGCTAGAAGAGAAATTGGTATCTTGactacaaacaaaaacacctcaAGAACTCACAAAATCATTGCACCAGCTAACTTGGAGCGACCAGTTCGCTACATCAGGAAACCTATTGATTATACAATTCTAGATGATATTGGACATGGAGTGAAG TGGTTGCTTAGATTTAAG GTCAGCACCCAGAATATGAAGATGGGTGGGCTGCCTCGCACAACACCACCCACCCAGAAGCCACCAAGTCCACCCATGTCAGGAAAAGGAACTATTGG GCGGCACTCCCCGTACCGCACGCTGGAGCCGGTGCGGCCGCCGGTGGTGCCCAACGATTACGTGCCCAGCCCGACGCGCACCATGGCCCCGGCCCAGCAGAGCCCCGTCAGAACGGCCTCGGTGAACCAGCGCAACCGCACCTACAG cagcagtggcagtagTGGAGGAAGCCACCCAAGCAGTCGGAGCAGCAGTCGAGAGAACAGTGGAAGTGGAAGTGTAGGTGTTCCCATTGCTGTTCCCACACCATCTCCTCCTAGTGTCTATCCAG GTCACCCCGTTCAGTTCTACAGCATGAACAGGCCTGCAGCTCGGCACACGCCCCCGACCATCGGCGGGTCTTTGCCCTATCGGCGGCCTCCGTCCATCACATCCCAGACCAGCCTTCAGAACCAGATCAACGGGGGCCCCTTCTACAACCAGAACCCAG CATCCCTtgctcctcctcccccctccaTCCTACAGGTAACTCCACAGTTACCACTAATGGGATTTGTGGCCAGAGTTCAAGAAAACA TTTCAGATACTCCTCCCCCTCCACCGCCCGTGGATGAGGCAGTGTTTGATGAGTCTCCACCTCCACCCCCACCTCCAGAGGATtatgaggaggaggaagcagctgtggTGGAGTACAGCGATCCTTATGCTGAGGAGGACCCTCCTTGGGCACCGAGGACATACTTAGAAAAGG TGGTGGCAATCTATGACTACACCAAGGACAAGGAAGATGAGCTCTCATTTCAGGAAGGTGCCATCATTTACGTCATCAAGAAAAATGATGATGGCTGGTATGAGGGGGTCATGAATGGAGTGACAGGGCTGTTCCCGGGGAACTATGTGGAGTCGATCATGCATTACTCAGAGTGA
- the ABI2 gene encoding abl interactor 2 isoform X11: protein MAELQMLLEEEIPGGRRALFDSYTNLERVAEYCETNYIQSADKQRALEETKAYTTQSLASVAYLINTLANNVLQMLDIQASQLRRMESSINHISQTVDIHKEKVARREIGILTTNKNTSRTHKIIAPANLERPVRYIRKPIDYTILDDIGHGVKVSTQNMKMGGLPRTTPPTQKPPSPPMSGKGTIGRHSPYRTLEPVRPPVVPNDYVPSPTRTMAPAQQSPVRTASVNQRNRTYSSGSSGGSHPSSRSSSRENSGSGSVGVPIAVPTPSPPSVYPGHPVQFYSMNRPAARHTPPTIGGSLPYRRPPSITSQTSLQNQINGGPFYNQNPASLAPPPPSILQVTPQLPLMGFVARVQENISDTPPPPPPVDEAVFDESPPPPPPPEDYEEEEAAVVEYSDPYAEEDPPWAPRTYLEKVVAIYDYTKDKEDELSFQEGAIIYVIKKNDDGWYEGVMNGVTGLFPGNYVESIMHYSE, encoded by the exons tcaGCAGATAAGCAGCGAGCCCTGGAAGAAACCAAAGCCTACACGACGCAGTCGTTAGCAAGCGTAGCCTATCTGATCAACACTTTGGCCAACAATGTTCTCCAGATGCTGGATATCCAGGCATCCCAGCTTCGGCGCATGGAATCTTCCATCAACCATATTTCACAA ACGGTGGACATTCACAAAGAGAAAGTTGCTAGAAGAGAAATTGGTATCTTGactacaaacaaaaacacctcaAGAACTCACAAAATCATTGCACCAGCTAACTTGGAGCGACCAGTTCGCTACATCAGGAAACCTATTGATTATACAATTCTAGATGATATTGGACATGGAGTGAAG GTCAGCACCCAGAATATGAAGATGGGTGGGCTGCCTCGCACAACACCACCCACCCAGAAGCCACCAAGTCCACCCATGTCAGGAAAAGGAACTATTGG GCGGCACTCCCCGTACCGCACGCTGGAGCCGGTGCGGCCGCCGGTGGTGCCCAACGATTACGTGCCCAGCCCGACGCGCACCATGGCCCCGGCCCAGCAGAGCCCCGTCAGAACGGCCTCGGTGAACCAGCGCAACCGCACCTACAG cagtggcagtagTGGAGGAAGCCACCCAAGCAGTCGGAGCAGCAGTCGAGAGAACAGTGGAAGTGGAAGTGTAGGTGTTCCCATTGCTGTTCCCACACCATCTCCTCCTAGTGTCTATCCAG GTCACCCCGTTCAGTTCTACAGCATGAACAGGCCTGCAGCTCGGCACACGCCCCCGACCATCGGCGGGTCTTTGCCCTATCGGCGGCCTCCGTCCATCACATCCCAGACCAGCCTTCAGAACCAGATCAACGGGGGCCCCTTCTACAACCAGAACCCAG CATCCCTtgctcctcctcccccctccaTCCTACAGGTAACTCCACAGTTACCACTAATGGGATTTGTGGCCAGAGTTCAAGAAAACA TTTCAGATACTCCTCCCCCTCCACCGCCCGTGGATGAGGCAGTGTTTGATGAGTCTCCACCTCCACCCCCACCTCCAGAGGATtatgaggaggaggaagcagctgtggTGGAGTACAGCGATCCTTATGCTGAGGAGGACCCTCCTTGGGCACCGAGGACATACTTAGAAAAGG TGGTGGCAATCTATGACTACACCAAGGACAAGGAAGATGAGCTCTCATTTCAGGAAGGTGCCATCATTTACGTCATCAAGAAAAATGATGATGGCTGGTATGAGGGGGTCATGAATGGAGTGACAGGGCTGTTCCCGGGGAACTATGTGGAGTCGATCATGCATTACTCAGAGTGA
- the ABI2 gene encoding abl interactor 2 isoform X4 translates to MAELQMLLEEEIPGGRRALFDSYTNLERVAEYCETNYIQSADKQRALEETKAYTTQSLASVAYLINTLANNVLQMLDIQASQLRRMESSINHISQTVDIHKEKVARREIGILTTNKNTSRTHKIIAPANLERPVRYIRKPIDYTILDDIGHGVKWLLRFKVSTQNMKMGGLPRTTPPTQKPPSPPMSGKGTIGRHSPYRTLEPVRPPVVPNDYVPSPTRTMAPAQQSPVRTASVNQRNRTYSSSGSSGGSHPSSRSSSRENSGSGSVGVPIAVPTPSPPSVYPAPAGSAGTSPLPATSAPAPTPPAPPAPSSAAPDAAAAAAGAQPLADGFTSPTPPAVSSTPSAGHPVQFYSMNRPAARHTPPTIGGSLPYRRPPSITSQTSLQNQINGGPFYNQNPVSDTPPPPPPVDEAVFDESPPPPPPPEDYEEEEAAVVEYSDPYAEEDPPWAPRTYLEKVVAIYDYTKDKEDELSFQEGAIIYVIKKNDDGWYEGVMNGVTGLFPGNYVESIMHYSE, encoded by the exons tcaGCAGATAAGCAGCGAGCCCTGGAAGAAACCAAAGCCTACACGACGCAGTCGTTAGCAAGCGTAGCCTATCTGATCAACACTTTGGCCAACAATGTTCTCCAGATGCTGGATATCCAGGCATCCCAGCTTCGGCGCATGGAATCTTCCATCAACCATATTTCACAA ACGGTGGACATTCACAAAGAGAAAGTTGCTAGAAGAGAAATTGGTATCTTGactacaaacaaaaacacctcaAGAACTCACAAAATCATTGCACCAGCTAACTTGGAGCGACCAGTTCGCTACATCAGGAAACCTATTGATTATACAATTCTAGATGATATTGGACATGGAGTGAAG TGGTTGCTTAGATTTAAG GTCAGCACCCAGAATATGAAGATGGGTGGGCTGCCTCGCACAACACCACCCACCCAGAAGCCACCAAGTCCACCCATGTCAGGAAAAGGAACTATTGG GCGGCACTCCCCGTACCGCACGCTGGAGCCGGTGCGGCCGCCGGTGGTGCCCAACGATTACGTGCCCAGCCCGACGCGCACCATGGCCCCGGCCCAGCAGAGCCCCGTCAGAACGGCCTCGGTGAACCAGCGCAACCGCACCTACAG cagcagtggcagtagTGGAGGAAGCCACCCAAGCAGTCGGAGCAGCAGTCGAGAGAACAGTGGAAGTGGAAGTGTAGGTGTTCCCATTGCTGTTCCCACACCATCTCCTCCTAGTGTCTATCCAG CCCCTGCTGGCTCAGCTGGCACTTCTCCCCTTCCTGCtacctctgctcctgcccccactcctcctgctcctcctgccccttcctccgCTGccccagatgctgctgctgctgctgcaggagctcagccccTTGCTGATGGCTTCACCTCTCCAACTCCCCCTGCTGTTTCTTCCACACCCTCTGCAG GTCACCCCGTTCAGTTCTACAGCATGAACAGGCCTGCAGCTCGGCACACGCCCCCGACCATCGGCGGGTCTTTGCCCTATCGGCGGCCTCCGTCCATCACATCCCAGACCAGCCTTCAGAACCAGATCAACGGGGGCCCCTTCTACAACCAGAACCCAG TTTCAGATACTCCTCCCCCTCCACCGCCCGTGGATGAGGCAGTGTTTGATGAGTCTCCACCTCCACCCCCACCTCCAGAGGATtatgaggaggaggaagcagctgtggTGGAGTACAGCGATCCTTATGCTGAGGAGGACCCTCCTTGGGCACCGAGGACATACTTAGAAAAGG TGGTGGCAATCTATGACTACACCAAGGACAAGGAAGATGAGCTCTCATTTCAGGAAGGTGCCATCATTTACGTCATCAAGAAAAATGATGATGGCTGGTATGAGGGGGTCATGAATGGAGTGACAGGGCTGTTCCCGGGGAACTATGTGGAGTCGATCATGCATTACTCAGAGTGA